From the genome of Enoplosus armatus isolate fEnoArm2 chromosome 21, fEnoArm2.hap1, whole genome shotgun sequence, one region includes:
- the c1ql3a gene encoding complement C1q-like protein 3: MVLVLVILIPVLVNSAGTAAHYEMLGTCRMVCDPYGTKSPTSTVSADTVRDNSLVQSLPTFIQGPKGEPGRPGKAGPRGPPGEPGPPGPAGPPGDRGEPGRPGLPGPPGPSAAAGAISAATYSTVPKIAFYAGLKKQHEGYEVLKFDDVVTNLGNHYDPTSGKFTCSIPGIYFFTYHVLMRGGDGTSMWADLCKNNQVRASAIAQDADQNYDYASNSAVLHLEPGDEVYIKLDGGKAHGGNNNKYSTFSGFIIYAD, encoded by the exons ATGGTTCTGGTTTTGGTCATCCTCATCCCGGTTCTGGTCAACTCAGCGGGGACGGCGGCGCACTACGAGATGCTCGGTACCTGTAGGATGGTGTGCGACCCGTACGGCACCAAATCTCCGACCAGCACCGTCTCGGCGGACACGGTCCGAGACAACAGCCTCGTGCAGTCTTTACCCACTTTTATCCAAGGTCCGAAAGGGGAGCCAGGTCGTCCAGGTAAGGCAGGTCCGAGGGGACCTCCCGGTGAGCCGGGGCCACCCGGTCCGGCGGGGCCACCTGGAGATAGAGGTGAACCGGGCAGACCTGGTTTACCAGGACCTCCGGGACCCAGCGCAGCAGCCGGTGCAATAAGCGCGGCCACTTACAGCACCGTGCCCAAGATTGCCTTTTACGCTGGGCTGAAAAAGCAACACGAGGGTTACGAGGTGCTCAAGTTCGACGACGTGGTGACTAACCTGGGAAACCACTACGATCCGACCAGTGGGAAGTTCACGTGCTCCATCCCCGGGATTTACTTCTTCACTTACCACGTCCTGATGCGCGGAGGGGACGGCACGAGCATGTGGGCCGATCTGTGCAAAAACAACCAG GTGCGTGCCAGTGCCATAGCCCAGGATGCGGACCAGAACTATGACTACGCCAGTAATAGCGCTGTGCTGCATTTGGAGCCAGGAGACGAGGTCTACATTAAACTGGACGGAGGCAAAGCTCATGGAGGCAACAACAATAAGTACAGCACCTTCTCTGGATTCATCATCTACGCTGACTAG